One window of the Pseudomonas knackmussii B13 genome contains the following:
- a CDS encoding SDR family NAD(P)-dependent oxidoreductase gives MKSFANKVIVITGAGSGMGRAYALEFARHGARLALNDYDPAGLAETVQLLQGSDAGTVFSQACDVGDRDAMYAFAADVKQALGNAHVIINNAGVGGGGQPVWAMTDADYERTLRINFFGVVHGTRAFLPQLLANGEGAIVNISSVFGLVGTPGASDYCASKFAVRGFTESLMVELEESPISVHLVHPGGIRTNIAKGAPNGEEFTRKFLKTDPAYVATEVIRCIRSGKQRIVLGHQSGQVWLLSWALSLERRNRLLYRMLKGMLDPGQYDRVRRRAS, from the coding sequence ATGAAAAGCTTCGCCAACAAGGTCATCGTCATCACCGGCGCGGGGTCGGGCATGGGTCGCGCCTACGCGCTGGAATTCGCCCGCCACGGCGCGCGCCTCGCCCTCAACGACTACGACCCCGCCGGCCTCGCGGAAACCGTGCAACTGCTGCAAGGTTCCGACGCGGGGACGGTGTTCAGCCAGGCCTGCGACGTGGGCGACCGCGATGCGATGTACGCCTTCGCCGCCGACGTGAAGCAGGCGCTGGGCAACGCCCACGTCATCATCAACAACGCCGGCGTCGGCGGTGGCGGCCAGCCGGTCTGGGCGATGACCGACGCCGACTACGAACGCACCCTGCGCATCAACTTCTTCGGCGTGGTCCACGGCACCCGCGCCTTCCTGCCGCAGCTGCTGGCCAACGGCGAAGGAGCGATCGTCAACATCTCCAGCGTCTTCGGCCTGGTCGGCACGCCCGGCGCCTCGGACTACTGCGCCTCCAAGTTCGCCGTGCGCGGCTTTACCGAATCGCTGATGGTCGAGCTGGAGGAAAGCCCGATCAGCGTGCACCTGGTCCACCCCGGCGGCATCCGCACCAACATCGCCAAGGGCGCGCCCAACGGCGAGGAGTTCACCCGCAAGTTCCTCAAGACCGACCCGGCCTACGTCGCCACCGAAGTGATCCGCTGCATCCGCAGCGGCAAGCAGCGCATCGTCCTGGGCCACCAATCAGGCCAGGTATGGCTGCTGTCCTGGGCGCTGTCGCTGGAAAGGCGCAACCGCCTGCTCTACCGGATGCTCAAGGGCATGCTCGACCCCGGCCAGTACGACCGCGTGCGCCGCCGCGCCTCCTGA